The Cervus canadensis isolate Bull #8, Minnesota chromosome 9, ASM1932006v1, whole genome shotgun sequence genome contains a region encoding:
- the NHLRC3 gene encoding NHL repeat-containing protein 3, whose translation MTRFWVCIAGAGFFLALLVLHSRFCASRLPPHLHLAFKVSWRAEEILYRLDVDWPKYSEYFTGATFCVGVDSLNGLVYVAQRGDNIPKVLVFTEDGYFLRAWNYTVDTPHGIFAASTPQEKSVWITDVGSGFYGHTIKKYNSFGDLVQVLGTPGKKGTGLNPLQFDNPAELHVEDTGDIYIVDGDGGLNNRLIKLSPDFMILWLHGENGTGPAKFNIPHSVTVDSTGRVWVADRGNKRLQVFDKDTGDWLGEWNNCFSEEGPSAVRFTPDGKYVVVAQLNLSRLLILAAPPVGNIGDCSVVSMIQLADQVSPHLLEVSRETGAIYVAEIGAKQVQKYIPVNRYFS comes from the exons ATGACGAGATTCTGGGTCTGCATAGCCGGCGCTGGCTTCTTCCTAGCGCTTCTGGTTTTGCATTCGCGGTTCTGTGCCTCTCGG CTCCCACCACATCTGCACTTGGCTTTTAAAGTTTCCTGGAGAGCTgaggagattctttaccggctggaTGTGGATTGGCCGAAGTATTCAGAATACTTCACTGGAGCAACATTTTGTGTTGGAGTTGACTCCCTCAACGGATTGGTTTATGTAGCCCAG AGAGGGGATAACATCCCAAAGGTATTAGTGTTCACAGAGGATGGATATTTCCTACGAGCCTGGAATTATACAGTTGACACACCTCATGGTATATTTGCAGCCAGTACACCACAGGAAAAATCCGTCTGGATCACGGATGTAGGAAGTG GATTCTATGGTCAtactattaaaaaatacaattccTTTGGTGATCTTGTTCAAGTTTTGGGGACCCCAGGCAAAAAAGGCACTGGTTTGAACCCCCTGCAGTTTGATAACCCTGCGGAATTACACgtagaagacacaggagatatttACATTGTGGATGGAGATGGAGGGTTGAATAACAGGTTGATCAAATTGTCCCCAG ATTTCATGATCCTTTGGCTgcatggagaaaatggaacaggGCCTGCTAAGTTCAACATACCCCACAGTGTTACAGTGGATTCCACTGGCCGG GTGTGGGTGGCTGACCGAGGCAATAAAAGACTTCAAGTGTTTGATAAAGACACCGGGGACTGGTTAGGAGAGTGGAATAACTGTTTCTCAGAAGAGGGGCCTTCTGCAGTCAG GTTTACTCCTGATGGGAAATATGTGGTCGTGGCCCAGCTGAATCTGAGCCGGCTCTTAATCCTGGCGGCGCCCCCGGTAGGAAACATCGGCGACTGCTCTGTGGTCAGCATGATCCAGCTGGCCGATCAGGTCTCCCCGCATCTCTTAGAAGTCAGTAGGGAGACCGGAGCCATCTACGTAGCTGAAATCGGTGCAAAGCAAGTGCAAAAATACATCCCCGTGAATAGGTATTTCTCTTGA